A part of Acropora palmata chromosome 8, jaAcrPala1.3, whole genome shotgun sequence genomic DNA contains:
- the LOC141889578 gene encoding mitochondrial amidoxime reducing component 2-like isoform X1, protein MLDLGVLWFQLYAYVVRNALKYHFLAVAVEGTSMGSSPSRLWTICLPAVGISFIPLAFLWRIFRGQKNSLSADHIAFEEIGHLAGIYIYPVKSCKGISLESSACLIEGLQFDRRWVVVDRDRNYIKSFNKPVLAQVTPHFEDNKKTLCLNAPGMDTLRVNVRLDKEENYVEDLTVYKISSKSQYTGDEASSWFSKLLNTECLMYQVYEPRYSKENPSCRNVALPGDKTGYAAISSYHITTEASLEALNEELPSSVSMDRFRPNIIVGGTKPFAEDDWNHKILKIADVRFRKLMDCGRCVQTTVDSEKGERTNFEPLKTLRRIRLPKDQRGISHSYSPIFGIHCAPDCEGSIKIGDPVYLSC, encoded by the exons GAACATCGATGGGTTCTTCTCCTTCAAGGCTTTGGACCATTTGCCTCCCAGCGGTGGGGATCAGCTTTATTCCTTTGGCATTCCTCTGGCGGATATTCAGAGGCCAGAAAAACTCACTCAGTGCAGATCATATTGCTTTTGAGGAAATCGGTCACCTGGCAGGCATTTATATATATCCCGTGAAGTCATGCAAAGGGATTTCTCTAGAATCATCCGCTTGCCTTATTGAAGGATTGCAATTCGACAG GCGCTGGGTTGTGGTAGACAGAGACCGCAACTATATTAAAAGTTTTAATAAGCCAGTGTTGGCCCAAGTTACTCCCCATTTTGAAGATAACAAGAAGACACTATGCCTCAATGCTCCTGGAATGGATACTTTGAGAGTGAATGTGCGCCTGGATAAGGAAGAAAACTATGTTGAGGATCTTAC AGTCTATAAGATTTCATCCAAAAGTCAGTATACAGGAGATGAAGCATCATCTTGGTTTTCAAAGCTGCTTAACACTGAGTGCCTGATGTATCAAGTCTATGAGCCACGGTATAGCAAGGAAAACCCATCATGCAGAAATGTAGCTTTGCCAGGGGACAAG ACAGGTTATGCAGCAATTTCATCTTACCATATCACCACAGAGGCATCATTAGAGGCTCTTAATGAGGAATTGCCATCATCTGTTTCTATGGACAGATTTCGACCCAACATCATTGTTGGTGGCACTAAGCCCTTTGCTGAG GATGACTGGAATCATAAAATTCTGAAGATCGCTGATGTGCGGTTTAGAAAACTAATGGACTGTGGAAG GTGTGTTCAGACAACTGTTGATTCTGAGAAAGGTGAAAGGACCAATTTTGAACCACTGAAGACTTTGAGAAG AATAAGATTGCCAAAAGATCAACGTGGTATAAGTCACAGCTATTCACCCATTTTTGGAATTCACTGTGCACCAGATTGTGAAGGGAGCATCAAGATTGGTGATCCTGTGTACCTCTCTTGTTGA
- the LOC141889578 gene encoding mitochondrial amidoxime reducing component 2-like isoform X2, whose protein sequence is MGSSPSRLWTICLPAVGISFIPLAFLWRIFRGQKNSLSADHIAFEEIGHLAGIYIYPVKSCKGISLESSACLIEGLQFDRRWVVVDRDRNYIKSFNKPVLAQVTPHFEDNKKTLCLNAPGMDTLRVNVRLDKEENYVEDLTVYKISSKSQYTGDEASSWFSKLLNTECLMYQVYEPRYSKENPSCRNVALPGDKTGYAAISSYHITTEASLEALNEELPSSVSMDRFRPNIIVGGTKPFAEDDWNHKILKIADVRFRKLMDCGRCVQTTVDSEKGERTNFEPLKTLRRIRLPKDQRGISHSYSPIFGIHCAPDCEGSIKIGDPVYLSC, encoded by the exons ATGGGTTCTTCTCCTTCAAGGCTTTGGACCATTTGCCTCCCAGCGGTGGGGATCAGCTTTATTCCTTTGGCATTCCTCTGGCGGATATTCAGAGGCCAGAAAAACTCACTCAGTGCAGATCATATTGCTTTTGAGGAAATCGGTCACCTGGCAGGCATTTATATATATCCCGTGAAGTCATGCAAAGGGATTTCTCTAGAATCATCCGCTTGCCTTATTGAAGGATTGCAATTCGACAG GCGCTGGGTTGTGGTAGACAGAGACCGCAACTATATTAAAAGTTTTAATAAGCCAGTGTTGGCCCAAGTTACTCCCCATTTTGAAGATAACAAGAAGACACTATGCCTCAATGCTCCTGGAATGGATACTTTGAGAGTGAATGTGCGCCTGGATAAGGAAGAAAACTATGTTGAGGATCTTAC AGTCTATAAGATTTCATCCAAAAGTCAGTATACAGGAGATGAAGCATCATCTTGGTTTTCAAAGCTGCTTAACACTGAGTGCCTGATGTATCAAGTCTATGAGCCACGGTATAGCAAGGAAAACCCATCATGCAGAAATGTAGCTTTGCCAGGGGACAAG ACAGGTTATGCAGCAATTTCATCTTACCATATCACCACAGAGGCATCATTAGAGGCTCTTAATGAGGAATTGCCATCATCTGTTTCTATGGACAGATTTCGACCCAACATCATTGTTGGTGGCACTAAGCCCTTTGCTGAG GATGACTGGAATCATAAAATTCTGAAGATCGCTGATGTGCGGTTTAGAAAACTAATGGACTGTGGAAG GTGTGTTCAGACAACTGTTGATTCTGAGAAAGGTGAAAGGACCAATTTTGAACCACTGAAGACTTTGAGAAG AATAAGATTGCCAAAAGATCAACGTGGTATAAGTCACAGCTATTCACCCATTTTTGGAATTCACTGTGCACCAGATTGTGAAGGGAGCATCAAGATTGGTGATCCTGTGTACCTCTCTTGTTGA
- the LOC141889582 gene encoding transmembrane emp24 domain-containing protein 10-like, whose translation MKCLVLLINVSIVVLGYLALVTPLSFTLPPGQEKCLREEVHKDVLVTGEYRLSDAAQQKTHLTVTDSTGHVLYKKEDASKGKFAFTTDDYDMYRVCMESEGQAGGGVDREVFLNVKHGVEAKSYEDVGKATKLKPMEVELKRLEDLADAVVNDFAYMRQREQEMRDTNESTYSRVLYFSIFSILCLFGLATWQLFYLRRFFIAKKLIE comes from the exons ATGAAGTGTTTAGTACTCCTCATAAATGTTTCTATAGTAGTATTAGGTTATTTAGCTTTAGTTACTCCTTTATCGTTCACATTACCTCCTGGACAAGAGAAATGTCTTCGAGAAGAAGTTCACAAAGACGTGTTGGTCACTGGTGAATATAGATTGTCTGATGCTGCTCAACAGAAAACACACTTAACG GTGACGGACTCCACTGGACATGTCTTGTACAAGAAAGAAGATGCATCTAAGGGCAAGTTTGCTTTCACAACTGACGACTACGATATGTACCGAGTGTGCATGGAAAGTGAAG GTCAAGCAGGAGGCGGAGTGGACCGTGAAGTTTTTCTTAATGTTAAACATGGTGTCGAGGCTAAGAGCTATGAAGAT GTTGGAAAAGCTACAAAACTCAAACCAATGGAGGTGGAACTTAAAAGACTGGAAGACTTGGCAGATGCTGTTGTTAATGACTTTGCCTACATGAGACAACGAGAGCAGGAAATGAGGGATACAAATG AGTCAACTTATTCCCGTGTGCTGTATTTCAGTATTTTCTCCATCCTTTGTCTGTTTGGCTTGGCGACATGGCAACTGTTTTATCTGCGACGATTCTTCATTGCCAAGAAGCTCATTGAGTAA
- the LOC141889581 gene encoding V-type proton ATPase subunit D-like, with amino-acid sequence MSGGGKDRLNVFPSRMALTMMKARLKGAQKGHSLLKKKSDALTMRFRKILRKIIETKTLMGDVMREATFSLAEANFAAGDFSYVVLENVDKAQTKIRLRKDNVAGVHLPIFEAYADGTNSYELTGLSRGGQQVGKCQEVYAKAVKLLVELASLQTSFITLDEAIKITNRRVNAIEYVIIPKIEATISYIIGELDEREREEFYRLKKIQEKKKIIKQKAEALKKARGITNDQSANLLEDADDEDLLFK; translated from the exons ATGTCGGGCGGTGGAAAGGACAGATTAAACGTTTTTCCTTCCAGGAT GGCTTTGACAATGATGAAAGCGAGGCTGAAGGGAGCACAGAAAGGCCATAGtctcttgaaaaagaaatcggATGCACTGACAATGCGTTTCAGAAAAATTCTCAGGAAGATCATAGAG ACGAAAACACTGATGGGGGATGTCATGAGAGAAGCGACTTTTTCGTTAGCGGAGGCCAATTTTGCTGCAGGGGATTTTAG CTATGTTGTGTTGGAGAATGTTGACAAGGCTCAGACAAAGATTCGTCTTAGAAAGGACAATGTTGCTG GTGTCCATTTACCCATTTTTGAAGCATATGCAGATGGAACCAaca GTTATGAGCTCACTGGTTTGTCTCGTGGTGGTCAGCAAGTTGGTAAATGCCAGGAAGTCTATGCTAAGGCTGTTAAACTGCTTGTTGAGTTGGCATCACTTCAG ACGTCTTTTATTACACTTGATGAGGCAATCAAAATTACAAACAGGAGAGTAAATGCTATAGAATATG TTATTATTCCCAAAATTGAAGCAACCATATCTTACATCATTGGAGAGTTGGATgagagagaaagagaagagtTTTACAG GCTcaagaaaattcaagaaaagaagaaaattatcaAACAGAAAGCAGAAGCATTGAAGAAAGCCAGGGGAATAACAaatg ATCAAAGTGCAAACTTGTTGGAGGATGCAGATGATGAGGACTTGCTATTCaaataa